The segment CGGCTGTCCTCCGAGCAGGTTGGGGAAATTGCAGACAACTCCGGAGCAAGGGTTGTTCAAGTCCATTGCTCGGCCTCCCCGGAAATCTTGGTGGAGCGAAACGCGGCGCGGTTGGCGTCGCCCAAGCTACGCCCCGGCCACCACGTCATGACCAGCGAGGAATTGCTGGAAGGTGTCCGCTCCGGAGTCTGGGAGCCGCTGGAGGTTCCTTCAAAGATTGTTCGCGTGGATACCTCTGGCTCTTTCAACTATGCGAGCGTCCTACGGGACATTGTCCAGGATGCGCCGCATCCAAGCCGCGACAGATAGCGCCGGGCATCCCGCTCCACATCCCCGCCCCTCTGGATCCCGGCCTTCGCCGGGATGACGAACGGAGGTTAGGATCCCGGCCTTCGCCGGGATGACGAACGGGGGTTAGCCTGACGCCGGGATCTCCTCCGGTTCCGTGACCTTGACTACCTTGACGGCGCAGGCTTTGAACTCGGCTGTTTCTGTGACCGGGTCGTGTGCGTCTGTGGTGAGGACGTTGGTGAGGACGCCTTCCGGGAAGTGGAAGGTCATGAAGACGACGCCCTCAGGCGACTTGTCGGTGATGATGGCGTTCAGTTGCAGGCTGCCACGACGCGAGGTGATCTCGACGAGGTCGCCGTCCTTGATGCCGAGCGCGTCGGCGTCGTCCGGGTGGACCTCCAGGCCCTCGCGGGGCACCAGCAGCTCGAAGCCGTCGACACGGCCGGTCTGGGTGCCCGTGTGGTACGTGGGACGGCGGCGGCCCGTCGTCAGGATGAGCGGGTACTCCGCGTCGGGCGGCTCCGCGAGGTCGACGTGGGGGACGGGCTGGAAGTAGCCCTTCTCAGAGAAGAACTCCTCCTTGTGCAGGTAGGGCGTGCCGGGGTGGTCGGTCGTCGGGCACGGCCACTGGATGCCCTGCATCCGGATGCGGTCGTAGTTGATGCCCGCCAGAATGGGCGAGTTGCGCGCCTGCTCGTCCCACACCTCGCTGGCGTGGTTGTAGTGGAGCGGGTAGCCCATGCGGTTGATGATGTCGAGGAAGATCTCCCAGTCTGCGCGGGCCTCGCCGGGCGGCTCGACGGCCTTGTTGAGGAGCTGCACGCGGCGCTCGGTGTTCGAGAAGGTGCCGTCGACCTCGGCGAAGGCTGCGGCGGGGAGCACGACGTCGGCCATCTTGGCGGTGTCGGTCAGGAACATGTCCTGCACGACAAGAAACTCGACGCGCTCCAGGGCCGCGCGGGTCTTGAGCACGTTGGCGTCGGACACGGCGGTGTTCTCGCCCATGATGTAGACGCAGCGGACCTTGTCCTCGAAGATTTCGTCGAGGATGGAGATTTTGGTCTTGCCGGGGTTCGGGTCGATGGGCACGCCCCACTCGCGCTCCCATGCCTCGCGGGCCTCGCGGTTGCTGATGCGCTGGTAGCCGGGGAGGTAGTTGGGGGTGCAGCCCGCGTCACCGGCGCCCTGCACGTTGTTCTGGCCGCGCAGCGGGTTCACGCCGGCACTCTCCATGCCGAAGTAGCCGCAGAGGAGGCCCAGGTTGGCAAGCGACTGCACGTTGTGGACCCCGCAGGAGTGCTCGGTGATGCCGAGGGTGTAGATGATGGAGGCGTTGCCGGCGGTGGCGTACTCGCGGGCGGTGTCGATGATGTCCTGCGCGGGGACGCCGGAGATCTTCTCCGCGACCTGCGGTGTGTAGCCCTTGACGAACTCCGCCAACTCCTCGATCCCCTCGGTGCGGCGTGCCACGTACTCCTTGTTGTAGAGCCCCTCCTTGATGATGACGTGGGCCATGGCGTTGTAGAGGGGGATGTCCGTGCCGATGCGCAGGCGCAGCCATCGGTCGGCCATGCCTGTGAGCTCGATGCGGCGCGGGTCCGCGACGATGAGCTTCGCGCCACGGGCGACGGCGCGCTTGACGCGCAGCGCGAGCACGGGATGGGTCTCCGTGGTGTTGGTGCCCGTCGCGAAGATGAGCTTGGCGTTCTCCAGCTCGGCGATGGAGTTGGTCATCGCGCCGCGCCCGACCATGACCGCCATACCGGCGATCGTGGGGGCGTGTCAGGTGCGCGAACAGTTGTCGATGTTGTTGGTGCCGAGGACGGCGCGCGCCAGCTTTTGCATAAGGAAGTTCCCCTCGGAAGGGGCACGGGCCGAGCTCCACAGGGCGAAGGCGCCGGGGCCGGACTCGGCCTTCACCGTCTGGAACTTGTCGACGAGGAGGGTGAGCGCCTCGTCCCACGTGGCGGGCTGCAGAACGCCGTCGCGGCGGACGAGCGGCGTCGTGAGGCGGTCGGGGCTGCGGATGAAGTCGATGCCGAACTGGCCCTTGACGCAGAGCGAACCGGCGCTGGCGGGGGCGTCCCAGTCGGGCGTCACGCCGATGAACTCGCCCTTCGCGACGTTGAGCTCGATGCCGCAGCCGGTGCCGCAGAAGGGGCAGATGGAGCGGACCTTGGTGACGTCCTCGGCAACCGCCTTGCCCAACATCTTCTTGTCCATGAGCGCGCCGGTGGGGCACGTCTGGATGCACTGGCCGCAAAAGGTGCAATTGCTGCCCAGCAGGCTCTCGTGGAAGGGCGCAACGATGTTGGTGCCGAAGCCGCGGCCCTCCGGGATGATGGCGTGGGCCTGCTCCAACTCGTTGCAGACGCGGGTGCAGCGGTAGCAAAGGATGCACTGCGAGTAGTCGCGGGCGATGAAGGGGTTGCTGTCCTCGGGGATGCGGCCGCTGATGGCGCCGTCGTAGTAGTCCGCCTCGACACCGTAGTCCGTCGCCAGCGAGTGGAGCTCGCAGGGGCCGCGCTCGATGCAGGAGCGGCACTCCTCCGTGGGGTTCTCGGAGAGGACGAGCTTCAGGATGGTCTTGCGGTTCTCCTCGAGCTCGTCGTCGGAGGTGGTGACGTTCATGTCCGCCTGCAGGGCGTGGGCGCAGGAGGCGACGGGGAGGCGGCGCCCGTCGACCTTGACGACGCACATGCGGCAGCTTGCCGAGGGGTCGACGCGGGAGTCATAGCAGAGCGTCGGCACGTCCGTGCCGCAGCGGCGCGCGGCCTCCAGGATGGACTCCCCCTCCCGGACGTCGACTGACTTACCGTCGATGGTTGCGGTAACGCTCATTGCCCGTCCCTCCGAGTCTCCCAATCCGTTCGTATGACCCTTCGATTTCCCTCAGGGTGAACGGATTGGGCCGACTGTTACGCCAAGTTTCCTCCCGCGGGCGCAGCGGCTACTGGAAGCGGCAAACCCCTGCAGGACAGACACGCTGCCTATGGGCTTCCAACTCCTCGCCGAAGAATCGTACCAGACCGTGCAAGACAAGGGGAGCCGCCTGCCCTAACCCGCATGCGGAGTTGGCCGACATTGCGGCGCCGATCTCGTTGAACTCGTCCATCAGGCTCGGCGTTGGGTCCGCGCGGCCCGTCAGGGCGTCGAGCCGCTCGCGGAGGCGGACGGTGCCGACGCGGCAGGGGAAGCACTTGCCGCAGCTCTCGGCCTCGTAGAAGAGCATGCAGGTGCGGACGAGGTCGACCACGCAGCAGGCGTCGTCGAATACCACGACGCCGCCGGAGCCGAGGGCGAAGCCGTGCTGTCGCGGCGCGGCGTAGTCGAGGGGCATGTCGAGGTGCTCGGCGGCGAGGAGGCCGCCAGAGATGCCGCCGATGGTGTAGCCCTTGATCGCGCGGCCGGACAGCGCGCCGCCGCCCGCACCCTCGATGAGCTCGCGGGCCGTGACGCCGAGGGGGAGCTCGTAGGGGCCGGGATGCGCGACGCGGCCGCTGACCGAGTAGAGCTTGGTGCCCGCGCTCTCGCCGCGGCCGAGGGCGCGGTACCAGTCGGCGCCGCGCTCGAGGATGAAGGGCACGGAGCAGAAAGTCTCGACGTTGTTGATGACGGTGGGGAGGTCCCACAGCCCCTTCTGCGTCGGGAAGGGCGGGCGCTCGCGCGGCCACGGCACGAGGCCCTCGAGCGAGTTCAGCAGCGACGTTTCCTCACCGCAGACGTAGGAGCCGAGGCCCCTCGCGACCTGCAGATCGAAATCGCCGAGGACTCCTGAGGCTTCCGCCTCGGCGATGGCGTCGTTGACGACGCCGCAGGC is part of the Chloroflexota bacterium genome and harbors:
- a CDS encoding ATP-binding protein; protein product: MCDVKREPPMWLIVTGPPASGKTTLARRLARDLNMPLYEKDIFKDTLFQSLGVGDKDWSQQVGRSAISLLFVVAHQILSTGSSLVTECNFSTRLSSEQVGEIADNSGARVVQVHCSASPEILVERNAARLASPKLRPGHHVMTSEELLEGVRSGVWEPLEVPSKIVRVDTSGSFNYASVLRDIVQDAPHPSRDR
- the fdhF gene encoding formate dehydrogenase subunit alpha — its product is MSVTATIDGKSVDVREGESILEAARRCGTDVPTLCYDSRVDPSASCRMCVVKVDGRRLPVASCAHALQADMNVTTSDDELEENRKTILKLVLSENPTEECRSCIERGPCELHSLATDYGVEADYYDGAISGRIPEDSNPFIARDYSQCILCYRCTRVCNELEQAHAIIPEGRGFGTNIVAPFHESLLGSNCTFCGQCIQTCPTGALMDKKMLGKAVAEDVTKVRSICPFCGTGCGIELNVAKGEFIGVTPDWDAPASAGSLCVKGQFGIDFIRSPDRLTTPLVRRDGVLQPATWDEALTLLVDKFQTVKAESGPGAFALWSSARAPSEGNFLMQKLARAVLGTNNIDNCSRTUHAPTIAGMAVMVGRGAMTNSIAELENAKLIFATGTNTTETHPVLALRVKRAVARGAKLIVADPRRIELTGMADRWLRLRIGTDIPLYNAMAHVIIKEGLYNKEYVARRTEGIEELAEFVKGYTPQVAEKISGVPAQDIIDTAREYATAGNASIIYTLGITEHSCGVHNVQSLANLGLLCGYFGMESAGVNPLRGQNNVQGAGDAGCTPNYLPGYQRISNREAREAWEREWGVPIDPNPGKTKISILDEIFEDKVRCVYIMGENTAVSDANVLKTRAALERVEFLVVQDMFLTDTAKMADVVLPAAAFAEVDGTFSNTERRVQLLNKAVEPPGEARADWEIFLDIINRMGYPLHYNHASEVWDEQARNSPILAGINYDRIRMQGIQWPCPTTDHPGTPYLHKEEFFSEKGYFQPVPHVDLAEPPDAEYPLILTTGRRRPTYHTGTQTGRVDGFELLVPREGLEVHPDDADALGIKDGDLVEITSRRGSLQLNAIITDKSPEGVVFMTFHFPEGVLTNVLTTDAHDPVTETAEFKACAVKVVKVTEPEEIPASG
- a CDS encoding SLBB domain-containing protein, producing the protein MADSTKSHAPFLPMLHDAMGGSETMSEESLNALSNALRIPASYVHQAASFYHYSNLGKDHVLREGACGGPACCLPGVGVGRGIPGEGIACPGLCDQAPAALSNGAFRGTAADPFLPPPPAASVDGVEEVLFRGIRTPNLRALDVYRANGGYEQLRRVVEQDDAEEVIAALRASGLLGRGGAGFPLAAKWQAVRDTPGDRKYVVCNADEGEPGTYKDRPLLHLDPHLLIESMAIAGHVVGATAGVIYLRYEYPEACGVVNDAIAEAEASGVLGDFDLQVARGLGSYVCGEETSLLNSLEGLVPWPRERPPFPTQKGLWDLPTVINNVETFCSVPFILERGADWYRALGRGESAGTKLYSVSGRVAHPGPYELPLGVTARELIEGAGGGALSGRAIKGYTIGGISGGLLAAEHLDMPLDYAAPRQHGFALGSGGVVVFDDACCVVDLVRTCMLFYEAESCGKCFPCRVGTVRLRERLDALTGRADPTPSLMDEFNEIGAAMSANSACGLGQAAPLVLHGLVRFFGEELEAHRQRVCPAGVCRFQ